The window GCCGCAACCGGGTGCCCTCGCCCCCGGCCATCACGACCGCCCTCACGCGACCGCTCCTTCCGCGCCCCGCGTACCGGGCCGCCCCCGATGATCTCCCCCGGAGGGGCCCGGACGAACCAACCGCCACACCTGCCGGGCGTACAGCACGCCCGCCCACCAGTAGAGCGTGACACCCCAGGTCGCGAACGCCCAGCCGATCGGCCGCGCGATCGTGGCCGCGGTGTCGTGACCCGCGCCGAGCAGCAGCAGCGGGAACGCGTACAGCAGGTTGTACGTCGCCGCCTTCCCCATGAAGTGCACCGGCGGCGGCCCGTACCCCTTCGCCCGGAACATCGGCAGCAGCGTCGTGAGGAACAGATCGCGCGCCAGGAGGCTCAACGTCAGGTAGAGGGGCAGGATGCCGCGCACCGTGAAGGCCAACACTGTCGTCAAGATGTAGAGCCGGTCCGCCAGCGGGTCCAGCAACTGGCCCACGCGGGAGACGAGCCCGTAGCGGCGGGCGATCTTGCCGTCGAAGTAGTCCGTCCACCCGCTCGCGGCCAGCACCACGATCGCCCAGCCGTCCGCGTGCGGGCCGAGCACCAGCCACAGGAACAGCGGGACACCGAGCAGCCGCAGGAACGACAGGGCGTTCGGGACCGTGAGTACGCGGTCGGAGACGGCGGGCGCGCCGGCGCCGGTCACTGCCACCTCCGCTGCTGCCCCATCACCGAGCGGGCGCCGCGGGAACGGCGCTCCGTCTTCGGCGCAGTATGTCAGGCGGGCGAGGGTCTAGCCGGTGGCGGGGCCGGTCGTTAGCCTCGGGTGCATGCGAACCCTCACCCTACGCAGCGAGCGCCTCGCCGAGCTGACCCGCGACGAGCTGGCCGGCGTCGTCGGCGCGGCGGCGACAATAGGCGTCTGCCCGTCGATCCCGGACCAACCACTGCCTCACGCTGCTCTGCTGACACCGGACCCGTTCCGGTAGCACGGCCGCAGTGCGCGCCGCCGGGCACGTTGCACCCTGCTGCGCGCGGCTCGGTCACGCGGACGTGCCGCGGCCGTGCGCGCGGTCCCGGGGCCCTCGGCCTGCCCGGCGGGTCCGTGGCGCTCGGCTCTGCCGCGCGTCGTTTGCGCCGCGCGGGCGCTCGGGGCGTTCCGGCGCGGCCCGGCTCGCGGCCCACTCGTCGCGGCAACGGTCCTCGCGCGCGATGCCCGCGGCAGTCCCCGCGGCGCGATGCACGCGGCGTTCCCCGCCGCCGCCGTGCGTGCGCGGCCGGCGGGACCGCCTCTGTCGGGACGACAGGATTTGAACCTGCGACCCCTTGACCCCCAGTCAAGTGCGCTACCAAGCTGCGCCACGTCCCGG is drawn from Mycobacteriales bacterium and contains these coding sequences:
- a CDS encoding CDP-alcohol phosphatidyltransferase family protein; translation: MTGAGAPAVSDRVLTVPNALSFLRLLGVPLFLWLVLGPHADGWAIVVLAASGWTDYFDGKIARRYGLVSRVGQLLDPLADRLYILTTVLAFTVRGILPLYLTLSLLARDLFLTTLLPMFRAKGYGPPPVHFMGKAATYNLLYAFPLLLLGAGHDTAATIARPIGWAFATWGVTLYWWAGVLYARQVWRLVRPGPSGGDHRGRPGTRGAEGAVA